In one Fusobacterium sp. DD2 genomic region, the following are encoded:
- a CDS encoding LytR C-terminal domain-containing protein: MNKRLRAIFVVLVIIAALAGFLFVNSLRKNPDLDKNSSYLIQGKENLIAVYKDKLAVKIPYDINIDKEKTVKDLVSTGSHETVLETVNKILPEPVTNYMVVKYGQVNLNVKNQKNIPETVINNKRYILTSSLYSMFDSLYNEKEKVNELNENIIVDVLNANGRNGYARRTGETIKKNLGMKYNAANYETNLEESYIILNDISTEKAEDIIMQLNEKYFKIQKDPTVPTLANVVVVLGKEENVNFEVEVTGKGPGVQATVDDLKKAGYKKVTVEKEGTKSDKKIVEYAAEDFFIAYKIAKTLGITDMIERDTLKNKVRVIIN, encoded by the coding sequence ATGAATAAGAGATTGAGAGCAATATTTGTAGTATTGGTGATAATAGCAGCTTTGGCAGGGTTTTTATTTGTAAATTCTTTGAGAAAAAATCCTGATCTTGATAAAAATAGTAGCTATCTAATCCAGGGGAAAGAAAATTTAATAGCTGTGTACAAAGACAAATTAGCAGTGAAGATTCCTTATGATATCAATATTGATAAGGAAAAAACTGTAAAAGATTTAGTGAGCACAGGAAGCCATGAAACAGTTTTGGAAACAGTAAATAAGATACTCCCAGAACCAGTTACAAACTATATGGTTGTAAAATATGGACAGGTAAATCTGAATGTAAAAAATCAAAAGAATATACCTGAAACTGTTATAAATAATAAAAGATACATTTTAACTTCAAGTCTTTATTCAATGTTTGACAGTTTATATAATGAAAAAGAGAAAGTTAATGAGTTAAATGAGAATATAATAGTTGATGTTCTAAATGCTAATGGTAGAAATGGTTATGCAAGAAGAACTGGAGAAACTATTAAGAAAAATCTTGGAATGAAATATAATGCAGCAAACTATGAGACAAATCTTGAAGAGAGCTACATTATACTAAATGATATATCAACAGAAAAAGCTGAAGATATCATAATGCAGTTAAATGAAAAATACTTTAAAATTCAAAAAGATCCAACTGTACCAACACTTGCAAATGTAGTAGTGGTATTAGGTAAAGAGGAAAATGTAAATTTTGAAGTTGAAGTAACAGGTAAAGGACCTGGTGTTCAGGCAACTGTAGATGATTTGAAAAAGGCTGGATATAAGAAAGTAACTGTTGAAAAAGAGGGAACAAAATCAGATAAGAAAATAGTTGAGTATGCTGCAGAAGATTTCTTTATTGCATACAAGATAGCTAAGACACTTGGTATCACTGATATGATTGAAAGAGATACACTTAAAAATAAAGTAAGAGTTATTATAAACTAG
- the mtaB gene encoding tRNA (N(6)-L-threonylcarbamoyladenosine(37)-C(2))-methylthiotransferase MtaB gives MNFSKRVAFYTLGCKVNQYETESIKNQLIQKGYIETPFEEEADIYIVNSCTVTSVADRKTRNMLRRAKKLNPHSKVIVTGCYAQTNSKDLLEMEEIDYVVGNRYKKGIVNFIEDIENRTLDRVKNDNIFDEHEYTEYEFATLREMSRAYVKIQDGCNNFCSYCKIPFARGRSRSRKKENIIREIEKLVGEGFKEIILIGINLGAYGEDLPENIDFEDLLEEILKVPGVERVRIGSVYPDKISDRFIDLFKKYPNLMPHLHISLQSCDDTVLKMMRRKYGSDLIEERLLKLKNAVEKMEYTADIIVGFPGETEDMFLNSYKIIDKIGFSGIHIFQYSDRENTIASTLENKVDPKIKKERSDRLEHLKKIMAHREREKYIGKELDVLVEEKIGDFLFGYSENYLRVKFKGDESLLNRIQRVTINTIEKEMLLAYE, from the coding sequence ATGAATTTCAGTAAGAGAGTAGCTTTTTATACTCTAGGTTGTAAAGTAAATCAGTATGAAACAGAGAGTATAAAAAATCAGCTTATCCAAAAAGGGTATATAGAGACTCCATTTGAAGAGGAAGCAGATATTTATATAGTCAATTCATGTACTGTTACAAGTGTAGCAGATAGAAAAACAAGAAATATGTTAAGAAGAGCTAAGAAGTTAAATCCTCATAGCAAGGTAATTGTAACTGGATGTTATGCTCAGACTAACAGTAAAGATCTTCTTGAGATGGAAGAGATTGACTATGTAGTAGGAAATAGATATAAAAAAGGGATAGTAAATTTTATTGAAGATATTGAAAATAGAACTTTAGATAGAGTGAAAAATGACAATATTTTTGATGAACATGAATATACTGAATATGAGTTTGCAACTCTAAGAGAGATGTCCAGAGCCTATGTGAAAATCCAGGATGGATGTAATAACTTCTGTTCATATTGCAAGATACCTTTTGCAAGAGGAAGAAGCAGATCAAGAAAGAAAGAGAATATAATAAGAGAGATTGAAAAACTTGTAGGTGAGGGATTTAAAGAGATAATTCTTATTGGAATAAATCTTGGTGCCTATGGGGAAGATCTTCCTGAAAATATAGATTTTGAGGATCTTTTAGAAGAGATTTTAAAAGTTCCTGGAGTGGAAAGAGTAAGAATTGGATCAGTTTATCCAGATAAGATATCAGATAGATTTATCGATCTATTTAAGAAATATCCAAATCTTATGCCACATCTTCATATTTCACTTCAATCATGTGATGACACAGTGCTTAAGATGATGAGAAGAAAATATGGAAGTGATCTTATAGAGGAGAGACTGCTTAAATTAAAAAATGCTGTTGAGAAGATGGAATACACAGCAGATATTATTGTTGGTTTTCCAGGAGAGACAGAGGATATGTTTTTAAACTCTTACAAGATAATAGATAAGATTGGATTTTCAGGAATTCATATTTTCCAATACTCTGATAGAGAGAACACAATTGCAAGCACACTTGAAAATAAGGTGGATCCAAAGATAAAAAAAGAGAGATCAGACAGACTTGAACATCTAAAGAAGATCATGGCTCATAGAGAACGTGAAAAATATATTGGCAAAGAGTTGGATGTGCTGGTAGAAGAGAAAATAGGAGACTTTTTATTTGGATATAGTGAGAACTACTTAAGGGTAAAATTTAAAGGGGATGAATCTCTTTTAAACAGGATACAAAGAGTCACAATAAATACAATTGAAAAGGAGATGTTACTAGCGTATGAATAA
- a CDS encoding 16S rRNA (uracil(1498)-N(3))-methyltransferase — protein sequence MISVIITSNNIRENKIIVDDKSDVNHIKNAFRVKIGEEIRAVDGEKEYICEVEDISKKEVVLQIKEIFEDRYSTKTQIDAAIGILKNDKMDLTIQKLTEIGVHKIIPVAAKRGVVKLSEKKDKWDLVVREALKQCQGVKPLIIDEIKKIEELDLDSYDLVVVPYECEEEYTLKNLLRKQGDNINKVLYIIGPEGGFDTSEIDYLKEKGANIVTLGKRILRAETASIVVGGVLINEFQ from the coding sequence ATGATAAGTGTTATAATAACAAGTAATAATATTAGAGAAAATAAAATAATAGTTGATGACAAAAGCGATGTAAATCATATAAAAAATGCTTTTAGAGTTAAAATTGGTGAAGAGATAAGAGCTGTAGATGGAGAGAAAGAGTATATCTGTGAAGTTGAAGATATCTCTAAAAAAGAGGTTGTACTTCAAATAAAGGAGATTTTTGAAGACAGATATTCTACTAAGACTCAGATAGATGCAGCTATAGGAATATTAAAAAATGATAAGATGGATCTCACTATACAAAAGCTTACTGAGATAGGGGTACATAAGATAATACCTGTTGCAGCAAAACGTGGTGTTGTAAAGTTAAGTGAGAAGAAAGATAAATGGGACTTAGTTGTAAGAGAGGCACTAAAACAGTGTCAGGGAGTTAAACCCCTTATAATTGATGAGATTAAAAAAATTGAGGAACTTGATTTAGATAGCTATGATCTGGTAGTTGTTCCTTATGAGTGTGAAGAGGAATATACTTTAAAAAATCTTTTGAGAAAACAGGGAGATAATATAAATAAAGTTCTTTATATAATCGGTCCTGAAGGTGGTTTTGATACCAGTGAAATTGATTATTTAAAAGAAAAAGGTGCAAATATTGTTACCTTAGGAAAAAGAATTTTGAGAGCAGAGACTGCCTCTATTGTAGTAGGAGGAGTATTAATAAATGAATTTCAGTAA
- a CDS encoding Rrf2 family transcriptional regulator: MKISTRVRYGLKALVYIAENSTEKKLVRIKEIADAQDISVQYLEQILFKLKNENIIEGKRGPNGGYRLVQEPKLVTLHQLYKILDEEERVIDCNESEEHKAACSELTCGGKCIWNKLDNAMTKILEETTLDEFIKNKDII; encoded by the coding sequence ATGAAGATAAGCACTAGAGTTAGATATGGACTGAAAGCATTAGTATATATAGCTGAGAACAGCACAGAAAAAAAACTTGTAAGAATAAAAGAGATAGCAGATGCTCAAGATATATCTGTTCAGTATTTAGAACAGATACTTTTTAAGTTGAAAAATGAAAATATAATTGAAGGAAAAAGAGGACCAAATGGTGGTTATAGACTTGTTCAAGAGCCAAAACTTGTAACTTTACACCAACTTTATAAAATACTTGATGAAGAGGAAAGAGTTATAGATTGCAATGAAAGTGAAGAGCATAAAGCTGCGTGCAGTGAACTTACATGTGGTGGAAAATGCATATGGAATAAACTTGATAATGCAATGACAAAGATTTTAGAAGAGACAACTCTGGATGAGTTTATAAAAAACAAAGATATAATATAG